A region of Calypte anna isolate BGI_N300 chromosome 22, bCalAnn1_v1.p, whole genome shotgun sequence DNA encodes the following proteins:
- the DDHD2 gene encoding phospholipase DDHD2 isoform X4, whose translation MSTRDQPPAQPPSAEAVEPEGANRYEAVVPHWFYRKVNDPRERWVPFSMQDSERLEEAHCSGGGEADVVVPTSGGRYDVLLGQRQRVAVYWEEEVAEVRRCTWFYKGDKDNKYIPYSEAFSEELEEAYMVAVTLDEWKKKLESPSREVIILHNPKLMVHYQPAASSDEWGSTPTEQGRPRTVKRGVENIAAEIPNGEPLQIDHLVFVVHGIGPACDIRFRSIVQCVNDFRNVSLSMLQAHFRKAQEQQQIGRVEFLPVNWHSSLHSTGVDVDLERITLPSINRLRHFINDTILDVFFYNSSTYCQTIVDTVASEMNRLYHLFLQRNPLFSGGVSIAGHSLGSLILFDLLTNQKASPEEEEGEGHRLASSSRGIEEVKEILKELELSEYCDVFEKEKMDGKALFLCTENNLKEMGIPLGPRMKILHYISSQRQMQDQSSAVPRHPGGQGAPPGSPSQHQDSPEDNRNCQYRDIGLGQVSANYPQLDYKPTIFFAFGSPIGMFLTVRGVKRINPNYSLPTCKGFFNIFHPFDPVAYRIEPMIVPDLEFEPMLLPHHKGRKRMHLELKEGLTRMSLDLKNNLLGSLRVAWQSFTRAQLPALEAASTDTGTSTEPEPEAAAEKEPALKSEEPSVAGKEEGSLINVGRLNGGNRIDYVLQEKPIESFNEYLFALQGHLCYWESEDTVLLVLKEIYQTKGITLDQPLPGGQ comes from the exons ATGTCCACCCGAGACCAGCCGCCGGCGCAGCCCCCCTCGGCCGAGGCAGTGGAGCCCGAGGGGGCGAACCGGTACGAGGCGGTGGTTCCGCACTGGTTCTACCGCAAGGTCAACGACCCCCGGGAGCGCTGGGTCCCCTTCAGCATGCAGGACTCGGAGAGGCTGGAAGAGGCTCACTGCTCAG GGGGAGGTGAAGCAGATGTGGTTGTGCCCACGTCGGGGGGTCGGTACGACgtgctgctggggcagaggcagcGCGTGGCCGTGtactgggaggaggaggtggccgAGGTCCGACGCTGCACCTGGTTTTACAAGGGGGACAAGGACAACAAGTACATCCCCTACTCGGAGGCCTTCAGCGAAGAACTGGAG GAAGCTTACATGGTTGCTGTAACCCTGGATGAGTGGAAGAAGAAGTTGGAGTCTCCTAGCAGGGAAGTCATCATCTTGCACAACCCAAAG CTGATGGTGCACTACCAGCCCGCGGCCAGCTCTGACGAGTGGGGCTCCACTCCCACCGAACAAGGTCGTCCCCGGACAGTGAAGAGAGGGGTGGAAAACATCGCTGCTGAGATCCCCAATG GAGAGCCCCTGCAGATCGATCACTTGGTGTTCGTGGTTCACGGCATCGGCCCCGCCTGCGACATCCGCTTCAGGAGCATCGTGCAGTGTG tgaatgACTTCAGGAACGTCTCTCTCAGCATGCTGCAGGCACACTTCAGGAAggcccaggagcagcagcagatcgGGCGGGTGGAATTCCTGCCTGTCAACTGGCACAGCTCCCTCCATTCCACTGGTGTGGATGT tGACCTGGAGCGAATCACCCTGCCCAGCATCAACCGCCTGCGGCACTTCATCAACGACACCATCCTGGACGTCTTCTTCTACAACAGCTCCACGTACTGCCAGACCATCGTGGACACGGTGGCCTCGGAGATGAACCGTCTGTACCACCTCTTCCTCCAGAGGAACCCCCTCTTCAGCGGGGGGGTCTCCATCGCGGGGCACAGCCTGG GCTCGCTCATTTTGTTTGATCTCCTGACCAACCAGAAAGCTTCtcccgaggaggaggagggggag GGGCACAGGTTGGCCTCCAGCAGCAGGGGAATTGAGGAGGTGAAAGAAAtcctgaaggagctggagctgtctGAATATTGTGATGTCTTTGAGAAGGAGAAGATGGATGGAAAGGCACTG TTCTTGTGCACGGAGAACAACCTTAAAGAAATGGGAATCCCCTTAGGACCAAGGATGAAGATTCTCCACTACATCAGCTCCCAGAGGCAGATGCAG GACCAGAGCTCAGCAGTTCCCAGGCAccctggggggcagggggcacCCCCTGGGTCCCCATCACAGCACCAGGACAGCCCAGAGGACAACAGGAATTGCCAGTACCGGGACATTGGCTTAGGACAG GTCTCAGCTAACTACCCCCAGCTGGACTACAAGCCCACCATCTTCTTTGCTTTTGGGTCTCCCATCGGGATGTTCCTAACGGTGCGGGGGGTGAAGAGGATCAACCCCAACTACAGCCTCCCCACCTGCAAGGGCTTCTTCAACATCTTCCACCCC TTTGACCCAGTGGCCTACAGGATCGAGCCCATGATTGTCCCAGACCTGGAGTTTGAGCCCATGCTGCTGCCCCACCACAAGGGCAGGAAGAGGATGCACCTGG AGCTGAAGGAAGGGCTGACCCGAATGAGCCTGGACCTGAAGAACAATCTCCTGGGGTCCCTACGGGTGGCCTGGCAATCCTTCACCCGggcccagctcccagccctggaggCAGCCAGCACCGACACCGGCACCAGCACCGAACCGGAGccagaagctgcagcagagaaggagccGG ccctgaAGTCAGAGGAGCCCAGcgtggcagggaaggaggaggggtcCCTCATCAACGTGGGGAGGCTGAATGGGGGGAACCGCATCGACTACGTGCTGCAGGAGAAGCCAATAGAGAGCTTTAACGAGTATTTATTTGCACTTCAGG
- the DDHD2 gene encoding phospholipase DDHD2 isoform X3: MSTRDQPPAQPPSAEAVEPEGANRYEAVVPHWFYRKVNDPRERWVPFSMQDSERLEEAHCSGGGEADVVVPTSGGRYDVLLGQRQRVAVYWEEEVAEVRRCTWFYKGDKDNKYIPYSEAFSEELEEAYMVAVTLDEWKKKLESPSREVIILHNPKLMVHYQPAASSDEWGSTPTEQGRPRTVKRGVENIAAEIPNGEPLQIDHLVFVVHGIGPACDIRFRSIVQCVNDFRNVSLSMLQAHFRKAQEQQQIGRVEFLPVNWHSSLHSTGVDVDLERITLPSINRLRHFINDTILDVFFYNSSTYCQTIVDTVASEMNRLYHLFLQRNPLFSGGVSIAGHSLGSLILFDLLTNQKASPEEEEGEVEGHRLASSSRGIEEVKEILKELELSEYCDVFEKEKMDGKALFLCTENNLKEMGIPLGPRMKILHYISSQRQMQDQSSAVPRHPGGQGAPPGSPSQHQDSPEDNRNCQYRDIGLGQVSANYPQLDYKPTIFFAFGSPIGMFLTVRGVKRINPNYSLPTCKGFFNIFHPFDPVAYRIEPMIVPDLEFEPMLLPHHKGRKRMHLELKEGLTRMSLDLKNNLLGSLRVAWQSFTRAQLPALEAASTDTGTSTEPEPEAAAEKEPALKSEEPSVAGKEEGSLINVGRLNGGNRIDYVLQEKPIESFNEYLFALQGHLCYWESEDTVLLVLKEIYQTKGITLDQPLPGGQ; this comes from the exons ATGTCCACCCGAGACCAGCCGCCGGCGCAGCCCCCCTCGGCCGAGGCAGTGGAGCCCGAGGGGGCGAACCGGTACGAGGCGGTGGTTCCGCACTGGTTCTACCGCAAGGTCAACGACCCCCGGGAGCGCTGGGTCCCCTTCAGCATGCAGGACTCGGAGAGGCTGGAAGAGGCTCACTGCTCAG GGGGAGGTGAAGCAGATGTGGTTGTGCCCACGTCGGGGGGTCGGTACGACgtgctgctggggcagaggcagcGCGTGGCCGTGtactgggaggaggaggtggccgAGGTCCGACGCTGCACCTGGTTTTACAAGGGGGACAAGGACAACAAGTACATCCCCTACTCGGAGGCCTTCAGCGAAGAACTGGAG GAAGCTTACATGGTTGCTGTAACCCTGGATGAGTGGAAGAAGAAGTTGGAGTCTCCTAGCAGGGAAGTCATCATCTTGCACAACCCAAAG CTGATGGTGCACTACCAGCCCGCGGCCAGCTCTGACGAGTGGGGCTCCACTCCCACCGAACAAGGTCGTCCCCGGACAGTGAAGAGAGGGGTGGAAAACATCGCTGCTGAGATCCCCAATG GAGAGCCCCTGCAGATCGATCACTTGGTGTTCGTGGTTCACGGCATCGGCCCCGCCTGCGACATCCGCTTCAGGAGCATCGTGCAGTGTG tgaatgACTTCAGGAACGTCTCTCTCAGCATGCTGCAGGCACACTTCAGGAAggcccaggagcagcagcagatcgGGCGGGTGGAATTCCTGCCTGTCAACTGGCACAGCTCCCTCCATTCCACTGGTGTGGATGT tGACCTGGAGCGAATCACCCTGCCCAGCATCAACCGCCTGCGGCACTTCATCAACGACACCATCCTGGACGTCTTCTTCTACAACAGCTCCACGTACTGCCAGACCATCGTGGACACGGTGGCCTCGGAGATGAACCGTCTGTACCACCTCTTCCTCCAGAGGAACCCCCTCTTCAGCGGGGGGGTCTCCATCGCGGGGCACAGCCTGG GCTCGCTCATTTTGTTTGATCTCCTGACCAACCAGAAAGCTTCtcccgaggaggaggagggggaggtaG AGGGGCACAGGTTGGCCTCCAGCAGCAGGGGAATTGAGGAGGTGAAAGAAAtcctgaaggagctggagctgtctGAATATTGTGATGTCTTTGAGAAGGAGAAGATGGATGGAAAGGCACTG TTCTTGTGCACGGAGAACAACCTTAAAGAAATGGGAATCCCCTTAGGACCAAGGATGAAGATTCTCCACTACATCAGCTCCCAGAGGCAGATGCAG GACCAGAGCTCAGCAGTTCCCAGGCAccctggggggcagggggcacCCCCTGGGTCCCCATCACAGCACCAGGACAGCCCAGAGGACAACAGGAATTGCCAGTACCGGGACATTGGCTTAGGACAG GTCTCAGCTAACTACCCCCAGCTGGACTACAAGCCCACCATCTTCTTTGCTTTTGGGTCTCCCATCGGGATGTTCCTAACGGTGCGGGGGGTGAAGAGGATCAACCCCAACTACAGCCTCCCCACCTGCAAGGGCTTCTTCAACATCTTCCACCCC TTTGACCCAGTGGCCTACAGGATCGAGCCCATGATTGTCCCAGACCTGGAGTTTGAGCCCATGCTGCTGCCCCACCACAAGGGCAGGAAGAGGATGCACCTGG AGCTGAAGGAAGGGCTGACCCGAATGAGCCTGGACCTGAAGAACAATCTCCTGGGGTCCCTACGGGTGGCCTGGCAATCCTTCACCCGggcccagctcccagccctggaggCAGCCAGCACCGACACCGGCACCAGCACCGAACCGGAGccagaagctgcagcagagaaggagccGG ccctgaAGTCAGAGGAGCCCAGcgtggcagggaaggaggaggggtcCCTCATCAACGTGGGGAGGCTGAATGGGGGGAACCGCATCGACTACGTGCTGCAGGAGAAGCCAATAGAGAGCTTTAACGAGTATTTATTTGCACTTCAGG
- the DDHD2 gene encoding phospholipase DDHD2 isoform X2 yields the protein MSTRDQPPAQPPSAEAVEPEGANRYEAVVPHWFYRKVNDPRERWVPFSMQDSERLEEAHCSGGGEADVVVPTSGGRYDVLLGQRQRVAVYWEEEVAEVRRCTWFYKGDKDNKYIPYSEAFSEELEEAYMVAVTLDEWKKKLESPSREVIILHNPKLMVHYQPAASSDEWGSTPTEQGRPRTVKRGVENIAAEIPNGEPLQIDHLVFVVHGIGPACDIRFRSIVQCVNDFRNVSLSMLQAHFRKAQEQQQIGRVEFLPVNWHSSLHSTGVDVDLERITLPSINRLRHFINDTILDVFFYNSSTYCQTIVDTVASEMNRLYHLFLQRNPLFSGGVSIAGHSLGSLILFDLLTNQKASPEEEEGEVGVIHRAPGGVPAGERRLQKAPEKGGEQTPGWLCSQGHRLASSSRGIEEVKEILKELELSEYCDVFEKEKMDGKALFLCTENNLKEMGIPLGPRMKILHYISSQRQMQDQSSAVPRHPGGQGAPPGSPSQHQDSPEDNRNCQYRDIGLGQVSANYPQLDYKPTIFFAFGSPIGMFLTVRGVKRINPNYSLPTCKGFFNIFHPFDPVAYRIEPMIVPDLEFEPMLLPHHKGRKRMHLELKEGLTRMSLDLKNNLLGSLRVAWQSFTRAQLPALEAASTDTGTSTEPEPEAAAEKEPEEPSVAGKEEGSLINVGRLNGGNRIDYVLQEKPIESFNEYLFALQGHLCYWESEDTVLLVLKEIYQTKGITLDQPLPGGQ from the exons ATGTCCACCCGAGACCAGCCGCCGGCGCAGCCCCCCTCGGCCGAGGCAGTGGAGCCCGAGGGGGCGAACCGGTACGAGGCGGTGGTTCCGCACTGGTTCTACCGCAAGGTCAACGACCCCCGGGAGCGCTGGGTCCCCTTCAGCATGCAGGACTCGGAGAGGCTGGAAGAGGCTCACTGCTCAG GGGGAGGTGAAGCAGATGTGGTTGTGCCCACGTCGGGGGGTCGGTACGACgtgctgctggggcagaggcagcGCGTGGCCGTGtactgggaggaggaggtggccgAGGTCCGACGCTGCACCTGGTTTTACAAGGGGGACAAGGACAACAAGTACATCCCCTACTCGGAGGCCTTCAGCGAAGAACTGGAG GAAGCTTACATGGTTGCTGTAACCCTGGATGAGTGGAAGAAGAAGTTGGAGTCTCCTAGCAGGGAAGTCATCATCTTGCACAACCCAAAG CTGATGGTGCACTACCAGCCCGCGGCCAGCTCTGACGAGTGGGGCTCCACTCCCACCGAACAAGGTCGTCCCCGGACAGTGAAGAGAGGGGTGGAAAACATCGCTGCTGAGATCCCCAATG GAGAGCCCCTGCAGATCGATCACTTGGTGTTCGTGGTTCACGGCATCGGCCCCGCCTGCGACATCCGCTTCAGGAGCATCGTGCAGTGTG tgaatgACTTCAGGAACGTCTCTCTCAGCATGCTGCAGGCACACTTCAGGAAggcccaggagcagcagcagatcgGGCGGGTGGAATTCCTGCCTGTCAACTGGCACAGCTCCCTCCATTCCACTGGTGTGGATGT tGACCTGGAGCGAATCACCCTGCCCAGCATCAACCGCCTGCGGCACTTCATCAACGACACCATCCTGGACGTCTTCTTCTACAACAGCTCCACGTACTGCCAGACCATCGTGGACACGGTGGCCTCGGAGATGAACCGTCTGTACCACCTCTTCCTCCAGAGGAACCCCCTCTTCAGCGGGGGGGTCTCCATCGCGGGGCACAGCCTGG GCTCGCTCATTTTGTTTGATCTCCTGACCAACCAGAAAGCTTCtcccgaggaggaggagggggaggtaGGTGTGATCCATCGGGCCCCGGGGGGTGTTCCTGCAGGAGAAAGGAGACTCCAAAAGGCTCcggagaaaggaggagagcaAACCCCAGGCTGGCTGTGCTCACAGGGGCACAGGTTGGCCTCCAGCAGCAGGGGAATTGAGGAGGTGAAAGAAAtcctgaaggagctggagctgtctGAATATTGTGATGTCTTTGAGAAGGAGAAGATGGATGGAAAGGCACTG TTCTTGTGCACGGAGAACAACCTTAAAGAAATGGGAATCCCCTTAGGACCAAGGATGAAGATTCTCCACTACATCAGCTCCCAGAGGCAGATGCAG GACCAGAGCTCAGCAGTTCCCAGGCAccctggggggcagggggcacCCCCTGGGTCCCCATCACAGCACCAGGACAGCCCAGAGGACAACAGGAATTGCCAGTACCGGGACATTGGCTTAGGACAG GTCTCAGCTAACTACCCCCAGCTGGACTACAAGCCCACCATCTTCTTTGCTTTTGGGTCTCCCATCGGGATGTTCCTAACGGTGCGGGGGGTGAAGAGGATCAACCCCAACTACAGCCTCCCCACCTGCAAGGGCTTCTTCAACATCTTCCACCCC TTTGACCCAGTGGCCTACAGGATCGAGCCCATGATTGTCCCAGACCTGGAGTTTGAGCCCATGCTGCTGCCCCACCACAAGGGCAGGAAGAGGATGCACCTGG AGCTGAAGGAAGGGCTGACCCGAATGAGCCTGGACCTGAAGAACAATCTCCTGGGGTCCCTACGGGTGGCCTGGCAATCCTTCACCCGggcccagctcccagccctggaggCAGCCAGCACCGACACCGGCACCAGCACCGAACCGGAGccagaagctgcagcagagaaggagccGG AGGAGCCCAGcgtggcagggaaggaggaggggtcCCTCATCAACGTGGGGAGGCTGAATGGGGGGAACCGCATCGACTACGTGCTGCAGGAGAAGCCAATAGAGAGCTTTAACGAGTATTTATTTGCACTTCAGG
- the DDHD2 gene encoding phospholipase DDHD2 isoform X1, translating to MSTRDQPPAQPPSAEAVEPEGANRYEAVVPHWFYRKVNDPRERWVPFSMQDSERLEEAHCSGGGEADVVVPTSGGRYDVLLGQRQRVAVYWEEEVAEVRRCTWFYKGDKDNKYIPYSEAFSEELEEAYMVAVTLDEWKKKLESPSREVIILHNPKLMVHYQPAASSDEWGSTPTEQGRPRTVKRGVENIAAEIPNGEPLQIDHLVFVVHGIGPACDIRFRSIVQCVNDFRNVSLSMLQAHFRKAQEQQQIGRVEFLPVNWHSSLHSTGVDVDLERITLPSINRLRHFINDTILDVFFYNSSTYCQTIVDTVASEMNRLYHLFLQRNPLFSGGVSIAGHSLGSLILFDLLTNQKASPEEEEGEVGVIHRAPGGVPAGERRLQKAPEKGGEQTPGWLCSQGHRLASSSRGIEEVKEILKELELSEYCDVFEKEKMDGKALFLCTENNLKEMGIPLGPRMKILHYISSQRQMQDQSSAVPRHPGGQGAPPGSPSQHQDSPEDNRNCQYRDIGLGQVSANYPQLDYKPTIFFAFGSPIGMFLTVRGVKRINPNYSLPTCKGFFNIFHPFDPVAYRIEPMIVPDLEFEPMLLPHHKGRKRMHLELKEGLTRMSLDLKNNLLGSLRVAWQSFTRAQLPALEAASTDTGTSTEPEPEAAAEKEPALKSEEPSVAGKEEGSLINVGRLNGGNRIDYVLQEKPIESFNEYLFALQGHLCYWESEDTVLLVLKEIYQTKGITLDQPLPGGQ from the exons ATGTCCACCCGAGACCAGCCGCCGGCGCAGCCCCCCTCGGCCGAGGCAGTGGAGCCCGAGGGGGCGAACCGGTACGAGGCGGTGGTTCCGCACTGGTTCTACCGCAAGGTCAACGACCCCCGGGAGCGCTGGGTCCCCTTCAGCATGCAGGACTCGGAGAGGCTGGAAGAGGCTCACTGCTCAG GGGGAGGTGAAGCAGATGTGGTTGTGCCCACGTCGGGGGGTCGGTACGACgtgctgctggggcagaggcagcGCGTGGCCGTGtactgggaggaggaggtggccgAGGTCCGACGCTGCACCTGGTTTTACAAGGGGGACAAGGACAACAAGTACATCCCCTACTCGGAGGCCTTCAGCGAAGAACTGGAG GAAGCTTACATGGTTGCTGTAACCCTGGATGAGTGGAAGAAGAAGTTGGAGTCTCCTAGCAGGGAAGTCATCATCTTGCACAACCCAAAG CTGATGGTGCACTACCAGCCCGCGGCCAGCTCTGACGAGTGGGGCTCCACTCCCACCGAACAAGGTCGTCCCCGGACAGTGAAGAGAGGGGTGGAAAACATCGCTGCTGAGATCCCCAATG GAGAGCCCCTGCAGATCGATCACTTGGTGTTCGTGGTTCACGGCATCGGCCCCGCCTGCGACATCCGCTTCAGGAGCATCGTGCAGTGTG tgaatgACTTCAGGAACGTCTCTCTCAGCATGCTGCAGGCACACTTCAGGAAggcccaggagcagcagcagatcgGGCGGGTGGAATTCCTGCCTGTCAACTGGCACAGCTCCCTCCATTCCACTGGTGTGGATGT tGACCTGGAGCGAATCACCCTGCCCAGCATCAACCGCCTGCGGCACTTCATCAACGACACCATCCTGGACGTCTTCTTCTACAACAGCTCCACGTACTGCCAGACCATCGTGGACACGGTGGCCTCGGAGATGAACCGTCTGTACCACCTCTTCCTCCAGAGGAACCCCCTCTTCAGCGGGGGGGTCTCCATCGCGGGGCACAGCCTGG GCTCGCTCATTTTGTTTGATCTCCTGACCAACCAGAAAGCTTCtcccgaggaggaggagggggaggtaGGTGTGATCCATCGGGCCCCGGGGGGTGTTCCTGCAGGAGAAAGGAGACTCCAAAAGGCTCcggagaaaggaggagagcaAACCCCAGGCTGGCTGTGCTCACAGGGGCACAGGTTGGCCTCCAGCAGCAGGGGAATTGAGGAGGTGAAAGAAAtcctgaaggagctggagctgtctGAATATTGTGATGTCTTTGAGAAGGAGAAGATGGATGGAAAGGCACTG TTCTTGTGCACGGAGAACAACCTTAAAGAAATGGGAATCCCCTTAGGACCAAGGATGAAGATTCTCCACTACATCAGCTCCCAGAGGCAGATGCAG GACCAGAGCTCAGCAGTTCCCAGGCAccctggggggcagggggcacCCCCTGGGTCCCCATCACAGCACCAGGACAGCCCAGAGGACAACAGGAATTGCCAGTACCGGGACATTGGCTTAGGACAG GTCTCAGCTAACTACCCCCAGCTGGACTACAAGCCCACCATCTTCTTTGCTTTTGGGTCTCCCATCGGGATGTTCCTAACGGTGCGGGGGGTGAAGAGGATCAACCCCAACTACAGCCTCCCCACCTGCAAGGGCTTCTTCAACATCTTCCACCCC TTTGACCCAGTGGCCTACAGGATCGAGCCCATGATTGTCCCAGACCTGGAGTTTGAGCCCATGCTGCTGCCCCACCACAAGGGCAGGAAGAGGATGCACCTGG AGCTGAAGGAAGGGCTGACCCGAATGAGCCTGGACCTGAAGAACAATCTCCTGGGGTCCCTACGGGTGGCCTGGCAATCCTTCACCCGggcccagctcccagccctggaggCAGCCAGCACCGACACCGGCACCAGCACCGAACCGGAGccagaagctgcagcagagaaggagccGG ccctgaAGTCAGAGGAGCCCAGcgtggcagggaaggaggaggggtcCCTCATCAACGTGGGGAGGCTGAATGGGGGGAACCGCATCGACTACGTGCTGCAGGAGAAGCCAATAGAGAGCTTTAACGAGTATTTATTTGCACTTCAGG
- the BAG4 gene encoding BAG family molecular chaperone regulator 4, with protein sequence MQPCGRCADPGPVRPPGSLRPPAAPQAMDSPYANGAYSPPYPPAPGAAPHYPSLTQARGYYCSGPPRTPYPADSTAMYRPPSPTAPWSYGPPQDCPSEGSSLRRQQVHGYSPPQTPGMPIPQYPYGESNPGVTPQPGPPEDTWAPHPVYGVQPRYAWPAASAHGNPFSSESHPSWAGSTALSHPPAWDTKDAAYDRAEQSTNQHSYYPEVNHQHCGTTNGHKAAPSLPPNPPPKVQYSAQPQMYKRAPRKLPPGSSKPEVQPSAGVQPEIQRILHVMGEAEQLEQEVDEFVGKKTDKSYRLLEEMLTKLLLELDSIETGGQEGVRQARKESVHRIQAILEKLERKGL encoded by the exons ATGCAGCCCTGCGGTCGCTGCGCTGATCCGGGCCCGGTGCGGCCCCCCGGGTCCCTCCGCCCGCCCGCGGCCCCGCAG gcaATGGATTCTCCCTACGCAAACGGAGCCTACAGCCCCCCCTACCCCCCAGCTCCCGGCGCTGCCCCGCACTACCCCAGCCTGACACAGGCACGGGGGTACTACTGCTCGGGACCCCCACGGACCCCCTACCCTGCTGATTCCACGGCCATGTACCGACCCCCCTCACCCACTGCCCCCTGGAGCTACGGCCCCCCCCAGGACTGCCCCAGCGAAGGCTCCTCGCTCCGCAGGCAGCAGGTTCATGGCTACTCCCCACCTCAG ACCCCGGGAATGCCCATCCCGCAGTATCCATATGGAGAGAGCAATCCGGGGGTCACGCCGCAGCCCGGACCCCCCGAGGACACCTGGGCCCCCCACCCCGTTTATGGGGTGCAGCCGCGCTACGCCTGGCCCGCTGCTTCGGCACACGGGAACCCCTTTTCCTCCGAATCCCACCcatcctgggctggcagcacagctctgtcccacccccctgcctggGACACGAAG gatgctgcttACGACCGAGCTGAGCAAAGCACAAACCAACACAGCTACTACCCCGAGGTCAACCACCAGCACTGTGGGACAACAAATGGCCACAAGGCAGCCCCTTCCTtgcccccaaaccccccccccaaggtGCAGTACAGTGCTCAGCCCCAGATGTACAAGCGGGCACCTCGGAAGCTCCCGCCGGGGAGCTCCAAACCCGAGGTCCAACCTTCAGCTGGTGTCCAGCCAGAGATCCAGAGAATCCTCCACGTCATGGGGGAGGCCGAGCAGCTGGAGCAAGAGGTGGATGAATTTGTAGGGAAAAAGACAGATAAATCCTACCggctgctggaggagatgttgaccaagctgctgctggagctggattCCATCGAGACCGGTGGCCAGGAGGGGGTTCGGCAGGCCAGGAAAGAGTCCGTCCACAGAATTCAGGCCATACtggaaaaactggaaagaaagggTTTGTGA
- the LSM1 gene encoding U6 snRNA-associated Sm-like protein LSm1 isoform X1 produces MNYMPGTASLIQDIDKKHLVLLRDGRTLIGYLRSIDQFANLVLHQTVERIHVGKKYGDIPRGIFVVRGENVVLLGEIDLEKESDTPLQQVSIEEILEEQRVEQQAKQESEKLKVTGEQTMPLVPPGGEGGEEVLGCPQRQPGVLGSHECLCSGGESRGPSGLFAFFPPPSLVTPGESFSLMCK; encoded by the exons ATGAACTACATGCCCGGTACCGCCAGCCTCATCCAGGACATCGACA AGAAACACCTGGTCCTGCTGCGGGACGGCCGAACGCTCATCGGGTACCTGCGCAGCATCGACCAGTTCG CAAACCTGGTGTTGCACCAGACCGTGGAGCGCATCCACGTGGGCAAGAAGTATGGGGACATCCCACGAGGCATCTTTGTTGTGAGAGGAGAGAACGTTGTTCTGCTGGGGGAAATA GACCTGGAGAAGGAGAGTGACACCCCCCTGCAGCAGGTATCCATCGAGGAGATCCTGGAGGAGCAGCGTGTGGAGCAGCAGGCCAAGCAGGAGtcagagaagctgaag GTAACTGGTGAACAAACGATGCCTTTGGTTCCTCCtggtggagaaggaggagaggaggtgtTGGGCTGTCCTCAGAGGCAGCCAGGAGTGCTGGGGAGCCACGAGTGTTTGTGTTCAGGAGGTGAATCCCGGGGTCCTTCgggtttatttgctttttttcctcctccttctctcgTGACTCCGGGTGAGAGTTTTTCCTTGATGTGTAAATAA
- the LSM1 gene encoding U6 snRNA-associated Sm-like protein LSm1 isoform X2, producing MNYMPGTASLIQDIDKKHLVLLRDGRTLIGYLRSIDQFANLVLHQTVERIHVGKKYGDIPRGIFVVRGENVVLLGEIDLEKESDTPLQQVSIEEILEEQRVEQQAKQESEKLKVQALKERGLSVPRADTLDEY from the exons ATGAACTACATGCCCGGTACCGCCAGCCTCATCCAGGACATCGACA AGAAACACCTGGTCCTGCTGCGGGACGGCCGAACGCTCATCGGGTACCTGCGCAGCATCGACCAGTTCG CAAACCTGGTGTTGCACCAGACCGTGGAGCGCATCCACGTGGGCAAGAAGTATGGGGACATCCCACGAGGCATCTTTGTTGTGAGAGGAGAGAACGTTGTTCTGCTGGGGGAAATA GACCTGGAGAAGGAGAGTGACACCCCCCTGCAGCAGGTATCCATCGAGGAGATCCTGGAGGAGCAGCGTGTGGAGCAGCAGGCCAAGCAGGAGtcagagaagctgaaggtgCAGGCACTGAAGGAAAGGGGCCTCTCCGTGCCCCGGGCAGACACCCTGGACGAGTATTAG